A region from the Sphingomonas sp. S2-65 genome encodes:
- a CDS encoding alginate lyase family protein has product MPEVLARLKAATASDPAAKSAYAALLRAADAAARGPLYTVTDKTAVPPSGDRHDYLSLAPYWWPNPSKPDGKPYLRRDGEINPERSTDRYDVTDLDRMSRDVEVLSLAYYFSGEARYADRAAKLMRTWFIDPRTRMNPNMNFAQAVPGREDGRKEGVIDTTRLQRVVEGIGLIAPSGMLTKAEQAGLEKWFGDYVDWMMTSKNGKAEDAARNNHALWYDAQLVHFSLFARRPDIARKVIHAFPERRIAPQLTPEGALPEELARTRSLHYSIYALLAAYDVAELGRCVGSDLWNYEAGGKSLKRATDFVAAYRGRIGDWPYREIRPEEEELDELLRRASAAWPSAVYPVQVSAEMRRFFGHGPALGEGRERAAD; this is encoded by the coding sequence ATGCCCGAAGTGCTGGCGCGCCTCAAGGCTGCGACGGCAAGCGACCCGGCGGCCAAATCGGCCTATGCCGCGTTGCTTCGCGCTGCCGACGCGGCGGCTCGCGGACCACTCTATACGGTCACCGACAAGACCGCCGTCCCGCCTTCCGGCGATCGGCACGATTATCTCAGCCTGGCGCCCTATTGGTGGCCCAATCCCTCGAAGCCCGACGGCAAGCCGTATCTTCGGCGCGACGGCGAGATCAATCCCGAACGTTCGACCGACAGATACGACGTTACCGACCTCGACCGGATGAGCAGGGACGTCGAAGTCCTCAGCCTTGCTTATTATTTCTCCGGCGAAGCACGATATGCCGATCGCGCCGCGAAACTGATGCGCACCTGGTTCATCGATCCCCGCACTCGAATGAACCCGAACATGAACTTCGCCCAGGCGGTGCCAGGGCGAGAGGATGGGCGCAAGGAAGGTGTGATCGACACCACGCGCCTCCAGCGGGTAGTCGAGGGAATCGGCCTCATCGCGCCGTCGGGCATGTTGACCAAGGCTGAGCAGGCGGGGCTGGAAAAGTGGTTCGGCGACTATGTCGACTGGATGATGACCAGCAAGAACGGCAAGGCCGAGGATGCCGCACGAAACAACCACGCGCTATGGTATGATGCGCAGCTGGTACATTTTTCCTTGTTCGCGCGGCGGCCGGACATCGCGCGCAAGGTGATCCATGCCTTCCCCGAGCGCCGCATCGCGCCGCAGTTGACTCCGGAAGGTGCGCTGCCCGAGGAGTTGGCCAGAACCCGGAGCCTGCATTACTCGATCTACGCGCTGCTTGCGGCGTATGACGTGGCCGAACTTGGCCGCTGCGTCGGAAGCGACCTGTGGAATTATGAAGCGGGCGGCAAGAGTCTGAAGCGTGCGACTGATTTCGTCGCTGCCTATCGCGGTCGCATCGGTGATTGGCCGTACCGTGAGATCCGGCCCGAGGAGGAAGAACTGGACGAACTTCTCCGCAGGGCGAGCGCCGCGTGGCCGTCGGCGGTGTATCCGGTACAGGTATCCGCGGAGATGCGTCGCTTCTTCGGCCATGGTCCCGCCCTTGGCGAGGGTAGGGAACGCGCCGCGGACTGA
- a CDS encoding aldose epimerase family protein: MSYNFMIESLRGAAAGIAAVLALLALPASTTAGTQRGNGEVFGQLPDGRAVERFRLVNARGMQVELIPYGAAIASIRLARPSGPPVEVVVGPGDLATFTKRRFGQIVGRYAGRLRGEIVIDGVRYPLATNASGVTVHGGDPGYDRALWRGTPFSNAGGSGVTFALISPDGEQGFPGRLKLTARYFLARTSNTLTLDIQGLSDRPSVANLTNHVFFNLAGEGTIGCHTLSAAARRYVAIDARKLPTGVLPGVRRTRFDFTRPRPLAPLLQSGGLDDMIVLQSGGAVRLRDPASGRTMTMTTNQPGVQLFTGNGFDGSMLDQRGRPIVRHAGIALEAMGFPDSPWFRHFPSTAVTPARPLHWHTSWAFSNASPTPEHCPGPVARAALYPST, from the coding sequence ATGTCATACAACTTCATGATTGAATCGTTACGAGGTGCCGCGGCTGGGATTGCGGCAGTCCTCGCGCTGCTTGCCCTTCCCGCTTCCACAACCGCAGGAACACAGCGCGGGAACGGGGAGGTCTTCGGCCAGCTGCCGGATGGCCGCGCGGTGGAGCGGTTTCGCCTTGTCAATGCCCGGGGGATGCAAGTCGAGCTGATCCCCTACGGCGCCGCGATCGCCAGCATACGCCTGGCCCGCCCCTCCGGCCCGCCAGTGGAGGTTGTAGTCGGCCCCGGCGACTTGGCCACGTTCACCAAGCGGCGCTTCGGGCAGATCGTCGGCCGCTATGCTGGGCGGCTGCGGGGCGAGATCGTCATCGACGGCGTGCGCTACCCCCTGGCGACGAACGCTTCAGGGGTCACGGTGCATGGCGGAGATCCTGGCTATGACCGCGCACTCTGGCGCGGCACTCCATTCTCGAACGCCGGAGGCAGCGGCGTTACCTTCGCGCTGATCAGCCCGGATGGAGAGCAGGGCTTCCCGGGAAGGCTCAAACTTACCGCGCGCTACTTCCTCGCGCGGACGTCGAACACCCTCACGCTCGATATACAGGGGCTAAGCGACCGCCCTTCGGTCGCGAACCTGACCAACCACGTCTTCTTCAATCTTGCAGGCGAAGGCACGATCGGATGCCACACCCTGAGCGCCGCCGCGCGCAGATATGTCGCGATCGATGCGCGCAAGCTTCCGACAGGCGTCCTGCCGGGCGTGCGCAGGACCCGGTTCGATTTCACACGTCCGCGGCCGCTCGCCCCGCTTCTCCAGAGCGGCGGGCTGGACGACATGATCGTGCTGCAATCCGGAGGCGCGGTGCGCCTGCGCGACCCGGCAAGCGGGCGCACGATGACGATGACCACGAACCAGCCGGGGGTGCAGTTGTTCACCGGAAACGGCTTCGATGGCAGCATGCTGGATCAGCGCGGTCGCCCGATCGTCCGGCACGCAGGAATAGCATTGGAGGCGATGGGCTTCCCGGACAGCCCGTGGTTCAGGCATTTTCCAAGCACCGCGGTGACCCCTGCGCGGCCGCTGCATTGGCATACCAGTTGGGCCTTCTCCAATGCGTCGCCTACGCCGGAGCATTGCCCCGGGCCTGTGGCGCGCGCTGCCCTTTATCCGTCGACGTAA
- a CDS encoding LysR family transcriptional regulator, giving the protein MDLLALADFTLVARHGGFGKASRAARRPKATLSRRVAELEASLNLRLFERGRRDLKLTEEGRALFERAGALLTELEETAAAIASGSEQVRGRLRISAPLLFSQTAMGRLAAEFARRHPEVRLEVTTEDRPVDMIEEGYDIVIRVDPAPDETLVGRPFLHDRLVVVAAPGMPQTTDALVPAIVRGAAAANSWSVVTPQGRSELEVDPVLRLSSLVMIRDAVRAGAGAARLPLSLVSGDIARGRLAHWGDVADSQIALWALYPSRRLLNIRVAAFLDLLRQSFPRAAPEELAAYVDG; this is encoded by the coding sequence ATGGATTTGCTTGCCCTGGCCGACTTCACCTTGGTCGCCCGCCATGGCGGTTTCGGCAAGGCGTCGCGCGCCGCCCGCCGGCCCAAGGCCACCCTGTCGCGTCGGGTGGCGGAGCTTGAGGCAAGCCTGAACCTGCGGCTTTTCGAACGAGGCCGCCGCGACCTCAAACTGACCGAGGAGGGACGCGCGCTGTTCGAGCGTGCCGGCGCGCTCCTGACCGAGCTGGAAGAGACGGCCGCGGCGATCGCTTCGGGCAGCGAGCAGGTGCGGGGCCGGCTGCGGATCAGTGCGCCCCTGCTGTTCTCGCAAACCGCGATGGGGCGCCTGGCTGCGGAGTTTGCACGCCGGCACCCCGAGGTGCGTCTGGAAGTGACCACCGAGGACAGGCCGGTGGACATGATCGAAGAAGGATATGACATTGTCATTCGCGTGGACCCCGCGCCGGATGAGACGCTGGTCGGCCGTCCTTTCCTCCACGATCGCCTGGTTGTGGTGGCGGCTCCTGGAATGCCACAGACAACCGACGCCCTTGTGCCGGCAATAGTGCGTGGTGCCGCCGCAGCGAACAGCTGGAGCGTGGTGACGCCGCAGGGACGATCGGAGTTGGAGGTCGACCCGGTGCTTCGCTTGTCATCGCTCGTCATGATCCGCGATGCAGTGCGCGCCGGAGCAGGAGCAGCACGCCTGCCGTTGTCGCTCGTCAGCGGCGACATCGCTCGCGGGCGCCTGGCGCATTGGGGAGACGTAGCGGACTCGCAGATTGCGCTCTGGGCGCTGTATCCGTCGCGCAGGCTGCTCAACATCAGGGTTGCCGCCTTTCTGGACTTGCTGCGGCAATCCTTCCCGCGGGCAGCACCGGAGGAACTTGCCGCTTACGTCGACGGATAA
- a CDS encoding lipopolysaccharide biosynthesis protein has translation MTQTTTESPIPSLESLRDQVRSAVIWRSGAQILGQLLTWASTFVVIRVLDPADYGLFAMTQVVLVLLNMLNGYGLASALIQRQHAGLDAQRQLFGMLILLNLGLGIVQFAAAPLAAAYYRQPMVADLLRVQALLYLVTPFIALPYAQLARAMDFRRQAQVNFASGIAGALTALGGAFAGLGVWTLVAAPIVLFAVRAVGMTWAAGTLMWPSFDFRGAGDMARYGAVMAAGQIFWFVQSQADVFIAGRLFDPHLLGIYTTSLFLTQIFVSKFVPPLNEVAFSAYAKLRDDRAAVANAFVKSARLIMVVAMPFYLGVAATAYPLVEVVLGPKWIEAAPVVQWLALAMPFMTLQTLYSPATDACGRPGIGAGNGAIGAAVLGGAFLLGVQWGVMGLVAAWLLAYPVYLAISTWRTLPVIGVRARDLGTGLLPPVVAALAMAALVVALDRALPPLGPLGRLLVLSAAGALVYCGWLALFARGLVGEVIGAIRYRRSAQAV, from the coding sequence GTGACGCAGACCACCACCGAATCGCCGATACCAAGCCTCGAATCGCTGCGCGATCAGGTCCGCAGCGCGGTCATCTGGCGCTCGGGAGCGCAGATTCTCGGGCAATTGCTCACCTGGGCTTCCACCTTCGTGGTGATCCGCGTGCTCGATCCGGCCGATTACGGGCTGTTCGCGATGACTCAGGTCGTGCTGGTGCTGCTCAACATGCTCAACGGCTATGGCCTGGCGAGCGCCTTGATCCAGCGGCAGCATGCCGGGCTTGATGCACAGCGGCAGCTGTTCGGGATGTTGATCCTCTTGAACCTCGGGCTTGGGATCGTGCAGTTCGCCGCTGCGCCGCTGGCGGCCGCTTATTACCGGCAGCCGATGGTCGCCGACCTGCTGCGCGTGCAGGCGCTGCTCTATCTGGTAACCCCCTTCATTGCCCTGCCCTATGCGCAGCTCGCCCGGGCAATGGACTTTCGCCGCCAGGCTCAAGTGAACTTCGCCTCAGGAATCGCCGGCGCGCTGACCGCGTTGGGGGGTGCCTTTGCAGGGCTCGGCGTGTGGACGCTGGTCGCGGCGCCGATCGTGCTGTTCGCGGTGCGCGCGGTCGGAATGACATGGGCGGCGGGCACGCTGATGTGGCCGAGCTTCGACTTTCGCGGCGCGGGCGACATGGCGCGGTATGGCGCGGTGATGGCCGCGGGACAGATCTTCTGGTTCGTGCAGAGCCAGGCGGACGTGTTCATCGCCGGGCGGCTGTTCGATCCGCATTTGCTGGGCATCTATACGACCAGCCTGTTCCTGACCCAGATCTTCGTGTCGAAGTTCGTGCCGCCGCTGAACGAAGTCGCCTTCTCGGCCTATGCCAAGCTGCGCGACGACCGCGCAGCGGTGGCGAACGCGTTCGTGAAGTCCGCCAGGCTGATCATGGTGGTGGCGATGCCCTTCTATCTGGGCGTCGCCGCGACGGCGTACCCGCTGGTGGAGGTGGTGCTGGGCCCGAAATGGATCGAGGCGGCGCCGGTGGTGCAATGGCTCGCGCTGGCGATGCCGTTCATGACGCTGCAGACGCTCTACTCGCCGGCGACCGACGCGTGTGGGCGGCCGGGCATCGGCGCAGGCAACGGCGCGATCGGAGCGGCGGTGCTCGGCGGGGCGTTCCTGCTGGGCGTGCAGTGGGGCGTGATGGGATTGGTGGCGGCGTGGCTGCTGGCCTATCCGGTATATCTGGCGATCTCGACATGGCGGACGCTGCCGGTGATCGGAGTGCGCGCGCGGGACCTGGGCACCGGCTTGTTGCCGCCGGTGGTGGCGGCGCTGGCGATGGCGGCGCTGGTGGTCGCGCTCGACCGGGCGCTGCCGCCGCTCGGGCCGCTCGGGCGGCTGCTGGTGCTGAGCGCCGCGGGCGCGCTGGTATATTGCGGGTGGCTCGCGCTGTTTGCGCGCGGGCTGGTCGGGGAAGTGATCGGCGCGATCCGGTACCGGCGCTCGGCTCAGGCGGTCTGA
- a CDS encoding CBS domain-containing protein has translation MTIAAILEGKGHDVVSIDAERTVTEAAALLSERRIGAVPVMQNGEVAGIFSERDVIHCLAKDGAAALGRPVRDVMTAPAITVTRVESVLAALALMTRRRIRHLPVVEGGRCIGLVSIGDLVKYRIDRIESDAEAMRAYIQTA, from the coding sequence ATGACCATCGCGGCGATCCTCGAAGGCAAGGGGCACGACGTCGTCTCGATCGACGCGGAGCGAACGGTGACCGAAGCCGCCGCCCTCCTGTCCGAACGCCGCATCGGCGCTGTGCCGGTGATGCAGAACGGCGAAGTCGCCGGCATCTTCTCCGAACGCGATGTGATCCATTGCTTGGCGAAGGACGGCGCCGCGGCGCTCGGCCGCCCGGTGCGTGACGTGATGACCGCCCCCGCGATTACCGTCACCCGCGTCGAGTCGGTTCTCGCCGCCCTCGCGCTGATGACTCGCCGCCGCATCCGCCACTTGCCGGTGGTCGAGGGTGGGCGCTGTATCGGCCTCGTCTCGATCGGTGACTTGGTGAAATACCGCATCGATCGCATCGAATCCGATGCCGAGGCGATGCGCGCCTATATTCAGACCGCCTGA